Proteins found in one Siniperca chuatsi isolate FFG_IHB_CAS linkage group LG22, ASM2008510v1, whole genome shotgun sequence genomic segment:
- the si:dkey-6n21.13 gene encoding P2Y purinoceptor 4 produces MSSRDGVPPSSFSPSPSTTPLSPSCSIDESYKYIFLPICYSFTFIFSISLNSVILYRSFHRTKRWNASLIYMVNLASTDFMYGLSLPFLVASYIMRDRWVFGDFMCRLVRFLFYFNLYCSIFFLTCISVHRYLGICHPMKVITLETKKAVKCTCVLVWIVVFALTCPIFRFAQTGHVTRFAGLGGNVSSIDNPSHEFSLIKGNAIYGNLGGVIEEYQNCWDDAIDKEFPDYIPYGIILHLLGFFVPFSIIAWCYSHVVLTIFKTLHSQPSSRRGQKEGGHEGMDRRERSSPAIVGRGRRGSNGLSRALGRDEGISISLGAHSPYANRRRKSIKTIITITLLFALCFFPFHVTRTIFLLLKVAKGVPCHTMTMVSMCYKITRPLASFNAWLNALLYFLTKDKGGANCCQVVNTTTQQHGGLLLPLRMKGKGDAEDGGMENGIDNEENIAFHNSPSYMNRANVRYIVE; encoded by the coding sequence ATGTCATCCAGAGATGGAGTTCCTCCTAGCTCCTTCTCGCCTTCTCCCTCCACCACACCTCTATCTCCATCTTGCAGCATTGACGAGTCCTACAAGTATATCTTCCTCCCCATCTGTTACTCTTTCACGTTCATCTTCAGCATTTCCCTTAACTCTGTCATCCTCTACCGTTCCTTCCACCGGACCAAGCGCTGGAATGCTTCACTGATCTACATGGTCAACCTGGCCTCTACAGACTTTATGTACGGCCTGTCACTGCCATTCCTTGTGGCTAGTTACATCATGCGTGACCGCTGGGTCTTCGGGGACTTCATGTGCCGCCTGGTCCGTTTTCTCTTCTACTTTAACCTCTACTGTTCCATCTTCTTCCTCACTTGCATCTCTGTCCACAGGTACCTCGGTATCTGCCACCCAATGAAAGTCATCACACTGGAGACCAAGAAGGCTGTCAAGTGCACTTGTGTGCTGGTTTGGATTGTAGTCTTTGCTTTGACCTGCCCTATCTTCCGGTTTGCTCAGACTGGTCATGTGACAAGATTTGCAGGGCTTGGGGGCAATGTAAGCAGTATTGACAACCCAAGCCATGAGTTTTCACTGATAAAGGGTAATGCCATCTATGGTAACTTGGGAGGGGTCATTGAGGAGTACCAGAACTGTTGGGATGATGCAATAGATAAGGAGTTTCCTGATTACATACCCTATGGCATCATACTCCATTTGCTGGGcttttttgtgcctttttcCATAATTGCTTGGTGTTACTCTCACGTTGTTCTGACCATATTTAAGACTCTGCATTCTCAGCCCTCGTCCCGCAGAGGTCAAAAAGAGGGAGGACATGAAGGAATGGATCGAAGAGAGAGAAGTAGCCCTGCAATAGttggaagaggaagaagaggaagcaaTGGACTGTCAAGGGCACTGGGAAGAGATGAAGGAATTTCCATTTCTCTTGGTGCACACTCCCCTTATGCCAATCGCAGACGTAAATCTATCAAGACCATCATTACCATCACCCTTCTCTTTGCTCTGTGTTTCTTCCCCTTTCATGTTACTAGAACCATCTTCCTCCTGCTGAAAGTGGCCAAGGGAGTCCCCTGTCACACCATGACCATGGTCTCCATGTGCTATAAGATCACGAGGCCTCTGGCGTCATTCAACGCATGGCTCAACGCCCTCCTTTACTTCCTGACTAAAGACAAGGGGGGAGCTAACTGCTGCCAGGTGGTGAACACCACCACCCAACAACATGGTGGGCTTCTATTACCACTGAGGATGAAGGGAAAAGGAGACgcagaggatggagggatggaaaaTGGGATTGACAATGAGGAGAATATAGCATTTCACAACAGTCCGTCATACATGAATAGAGCAAATGTCAGATATATAGTTGAATGA